The segment ATCTTGCCCTTCACCTGGACTCCTGTCTCTGGCCCCTTGACCAGGGAGAGGAATAGAGACATCCAGCCCTGACAGGAATTGTCCACACCGTTGGGAAACAACTGCAAATTCCTGAAAACAGAGAAATGTCCTCAGACTGGTCCAGCAGACAAACCCACCCGCCTCAAAGTATAAATCCCTCCCACACCTACCATTCCAGCTCATTACTTTGTCCTTCGATGATGCGGCAGAAGAGCTCCTCGCCGCTCATAAATTCCATCGACCCAACGTCTTCTATGGTCCACATGCGTCCCACTGTCACCCTTTGGATCTGAAAAGAGATCAGAAGATATTAATGAACGGAGTCTTTCTTTTGTTCATGAATTAATAGACGTAAGAGATGAAAATGTCTTAATAATGCCCAACTAGGATCATAAAGgatcataaaacacacaatgctgtaaacatgcacacacaccagagagtAACACCGGCTGCTGGACATTTTTGGTGCCTGAGGATCACAATGGAGATGCTGGAAACTTTTCAAAGTCGCCGCTGCAGAATCCAAAGATCTGGAGTCGTCGTCAGTCAAAGTGGCCGCTTCAGAATCCGAAGATCTGGAGtcgtctcctgctgctgctaaaatattttattgctctATAATAAATGAGATAAACACAGAAAATTAATATGAATTCAattaatatgaaagtgaagtgattgtgaaacactgcagcacggcacacagtgacacaacgaaatgtgtcctctgtatttaacatcccccttggtgagcagtgggcaccatgacaggcaccttagcggcaaccttctgataacgggaccgcttctttaaccgctaggccaccactggataTTTTAAATACTAAACCGTTAAATAACCGTTACTGCATAGTTCATGAGAAGATGAAATTTTCCGGCCGTATTTGGGGAATTTTCGGGCCCCATTTACAGTCTCAGCAGCGGTAGGTTTGTGTATTTGGACTGACAGCCTGTCACGACTAAACTTCCGTTCATTATTAACACATACGAATAAAACGCTGAAAACATGACGTGCATTACAAGCTACAAGTAAATAATCGcttttcatagtttttatgacattttagtcACAGCCGTAAAGGGATGGACTGAgaagcagaaaataaataaagactcaAGACCTTTTACCGTCGTTGTACGGTTGCCTGGACAACGACATTTGTTAGCAAGACTACGAAGAGTCGCGTTTTATCTGCTTTTTAAAGTATCCACGACGTACGAAGTATTTAGAGGACAGACGGGTTCTTGCAGTTCTGATACATTTCCCAGTTCAATTACAACGCCGGAGACTCACCGAAACGTCGCCGCTTCGCTGATTCAGATTGAAAATGAGAACCAATCATCACCTCCTGTCACGTGGCGaggaaaaatacataaatacatttattcttaTCAAATATAATGTTACAAAGCAACAAGGCTATATATACtaattttaatgttgttataaAAGCAATAACCATCATAATAATAAGCAAAATTATTCCTATTTTATTCATTCCCGTCACGTGACGAGGAAAAATTCCCTCACTAAATACAGAAACACGTTTATTCTTATCAATAATAATGTTACAAAACAACAAGGCTATATATACtaattttaatgttgttataaCAGCAATAACCATCATAATAAGCAGCAAAATTATTCTAATTACGTTCATCCCCGTCACGTGACGAGGGCCAAATGACCGGGAAAGTGGCGCATTTGTGGAAGTTTTGAAGCTCTAATGCGCAGCTGAATTTGAACTTGGACACGGACGCCAGAGACAATCCCTCCAGTTTCAGGGCCGGGTCACATGACCCCTCTCCTGCGCGGAGTAACGCGTGGGGAGTGTCCGCGACGCGCCTGCGTCTGGACGCGTCTATTCAACCTCACGCAGGACACGCGCTCCTTCTTTtcaaagataaaaaagaacTAGTAAGTACATTTCAAATGATGTCTGTCGGCCTTTACTTTCCCCTCACTAACAGGCGCCATAATCCCTGGCCTTTTGCCCGCACCCTTAGCAGACTACATCGAATTCTTAAATAAATCCATTTCTTTTAAGTGAACGTGAAAAGATTTTTTCgttgtggaaaaaatgaaaactgaatgGATAACAGTAACCCAAATGTATATTTGCATATAATATTTCAAACAATAAATGCCACTACAATCAAATAGAAGAATTAGTCATAACAGTAGGTAACAAATCTCACACATGGTCTGACTCTACAGGATGGGCCATTTacatggatacaccttaataaaatgggaatggttggtgacattgaacacattttataagtggtcagaaaaaagttacattaaaaccaagcactgattgtttttcttgtgaaattaccaataaatttgatgtcacatgaccctcttcctattgaaaaaacaaaagttggatccaatggacGACATCAAAATGGCCacccattttgaaaagtttgccccctcacatatactaatgtgccacaacaTGATTTTTATACaatgtaatttatgtaatttaatatttGGTGCAGGTAAGTAGGGGTTTTGGTCCATTCCTGCATACAGATCTTCTCCAGATTTACAGGCTTCTGGACCATCGCTGGGTAACACAGAGATTTGGCTCCTTCATGGATTTtctattgggttcaggtctggagactggctaagTCCCTACAGGacattgtcatgctttttacgaagccactccttgTGTTTCGGTCATTGTTATGTGGAAAACCCAGCCACGACCCAGCTTCTATGCTCTTAAGGAGGGAAGGAAGCTGTTGGCTAAAAATCTCACGATACGTGGCCATGTCCATCCTCTCCTTAATACGTAGCAGTAGTCCTGTCTCTTTGGCAGAAAAGACACCCCAGAACATGATGTCCCCCACTCCATGCTTCACGGTGGGGATTGTGTTCTTGGGACTGTACTcatccttcctcttcctccagacATGGCAAGTGGAGTTCATACCAAAAAGGTCTCCTCAAACCTCATGACCTTCTCCCCTGTCTCATCTGGATCATCCAGGTGGTCTTTGGTGAACTTCAGATGGGCCTGGACATGCTGGACTGAGCATGAAGACATTGGCGCACGCTGCAAGATTTTGGTCTGTGACGGTGGAGCGTGTAACTAATGGTAACAGCAGATGCCAGCGCTACCTTTCAGAGCCAAATATGAGCAGGCTGGAAAACCCTCAGGAGTACTGGGAGAGGCAAAAAGAACTGTCCCCCAATTTGTATAATCTTGCTCTTGCTTTTTTGTGCACATCGGCAACCTCTGTGCCATGTGAAAGGGTGTTTTCAAAGGCCAGAGACgttgtccaaaaaaaataaaaaaattaaaaaaatttgcttAAACCCAAAAACCAAttgttatttctgaataaaaattcaTCATTGTTGAAGTTACACAAGCATACTTGACTTGCCATATCatataaaatattcacacagaatacactcaaacagtattttattatacacatatgtGATCAGTTATGTAAAACAATTATTTGGTCATACATTGTAATTACACGTctggccagtaggtggtgtCTTGTGCACATGAAGCTTCGAGAAATGATCCTTTTCTCGAACCATTTGGCCCAAGTGGTTTGGCTCATGAGGCTTCATCTCACCATCACTGCTGTGGTCCCAGTTTTCTTCTGGTTGTTGACCAGGTCCTCCTGTGTAGGACCTCTCACCTTTCTCATGATGATCGACAAGTGAGATTTAGCATGGAGCCCCCGTCTGAGGGAGACAGACAGTCATCTTCAGTTTCTTCCATTTCCTAATAATTGCGGCAACAGTTGTTACATCTCACCAAGCTGTTTGCTTATTGTCTTGTATCCCATCCCTGCCTTGTGCAGATCTATAAGTTTGTCCCTGGTGCCTTAAGACAACTCTGGTCTTGCCCATAGTGGAAAGGATGGTGTCTGATTGAGTGAttgtgtggacaggtgtctctTATACAGGTAACCAGTTCAAACAAGTGCAATTAATAAAGGTAAAGGAGTGGAGGACAGGAGGGCTTCtaaaagacaaacagaagagcCAGAATTATTGCTGGTTGGTAGGTACTAATTTCATTcaataaaatgctaaattatattaaaaaaaaaaaaaaagtcctgactGGTGAAAACCAGTCCACAAGCACAAAGTGTCTTTAGCctgatattaaaaataataacaataatgtaaGTGTAGGTCTTTGCAAGCtatgtgacatttaaacacaatggAAATCCAACCACTGGCATGAAGGGCAGCCGTGTCAATTTTATGTCTAAGACCACCATGTACACAGAGGACCATCTgagcacttcctgtctgcagtttCACTCTTTCATGTTTTAAGCAGTCTGCAGTCTGCAGGCCCACTGTACATCAGATATCCAAGGACTGATACAGTAGAATTTCTACAGTAGAATACTTCTGAAAAAATAGATCAGAAACCCATGAAACTGTGTTTGGTGATCAAAAAAATAATGGTGAAAATTATACAGTCATTCAAATATTTAGTCCCTTGTAAGAATTCAAGATGACCACAGTGTTGAAAAATGGCTGCCATATGCAGTCTATTGAGCATTCATGATGGTGAAAGTACTTGCTGAACACAAAATGCGCAGTTGTAAGAGACACTTTGGATGTAAGATGAACAAGTGATGTAATAAAGAAAAGGGGCATGGCTCTACACCACCagatatgcatattttattattgtctgTGTCAGTTGTCTGGTGTGTACCTCTCATTCAAAAGAGAAGAAGCAGGAGAACATTGCTGTTGTAACTGGTGTGTCCCAGACTCTACCAGTTAGAGGGAGTGATAAACCCCTGGACCATTTGTGGGGTCTCTGTCCCAGGCATCTAGCTGCTACTCATTGCTTGTGCACATTGTTCGGGGGTCTGCAGACGAGGTGGGCTGAAGTCCGATGGCCTCCGGTTCTCGGTGAAGCTGTAGAGTTTCCTCAGAGCCACGCGAGCTGCCTCCTCTTCTGCTGCCAGCACTGTCTCACCCGGACCCTCAGCCAGAAGCTTCTTGTCACTGAGGGAGGAAGCCATAGATGGTTTATTACCCGAATGTGCACCTAAATCTTTCCTCTGTCTCGTATATGCCCAGTGACACAGGCCAAATTCAAACAATTCCATTTAAATAATTGCTCCAAAAATTGTGGAAATTAGAAGTAATGCAGTGGCCAGTGGGCTtcagttctttaaaaaatactttcctGAAAATGATCTCCATCTCCTGCTGTGAAGGGGATTAAAATGATTTCCCTCTAATGGTACACTGGCAGCCTCTGAGGATATTATTAATGTTCACAGTTGCTGTGTTTATagtagttattattcttaatatcttGAAAGTAGTACAATTATCTTGTATTTGACTGCATCATTCTTAATGCAGTAGAGCTGCCTGATGCCCTCCCTGCCATGAATGatttaatgcacaaaaaaaattgtaaataatgtCACTTGGGTGCTTCAGTCAAGTACACAGTGACTATCAAGACGTACCTGTACAGACCCACGAAGTAGAGCGGAAGTGCGGTGCTGGCCCCGGCAGAGCGGATGAGTCTGGGCTCGGGGAGGGCGGTGCCCCGGCGGGTCATCTCTTCCACCAGCAGCCCCATAGGGTTCACCACCACCCACAAATCAAACAGGTCCTTTCCGATCAGCTGTGGAACAAGGAAATCCTGCAAGGAGAGAGCGAGGGTGGGGCGTGAGACTGGGCTCTGTACAGTACCGAGCAGTACGATACCAACAAGTCAAAACCAATACACCACTAATCTAAGCTGCAAAAAAGCCGCTCAAACATCAATCAAACGTTGTCTTACCTGAACCGTTTCTTGCGGAATTTCTGTGTATAAAGATTGAGGTTCTGTTATGAgctgcaatacaatattgttctcctgTAGACTtctctgtagacttttgcttgtaggtaATCATTCAATTAGGGGTGTGTACAGGGCCAGGATCTCATGAACAATTCTAACTTTTttttgatactgtacatatactCTACAGTTCAttgaaaaacattaaaaataaaggtaTAGAAGATGCTGTATACGATCtgtgtatcgatacaatatcatcATGTAAAAAAATCATGATATTGCTTTATCATTATTTTCTAACACCACTACATTCAACAATTTACAGAGACCAACTACATCTAGAGATCAACatgaaattattgccactttcacttaaaaCGTTTGCACTGTAGATGTGTGCTTTCTTTaagaaaacaaaacacttcATGCTCAATATTCAAATCTCCCAAGTAGTAAAagaattatataaataattacatttgtatttaattCATCTACATTATTGCTGCATTGTCCTGATTATCAACTGACTCCAGTTACTTTACACCCAGAAGTAGATCATTTGAAATTCTTAATGGAGTCAAAATTAAATTCATACCCTCAGAAAAAAGCTTGTCCTCTCAGGTCCGCTGCTCTGTTCAAGAGCACCAAGTACAGCGCAGAACGTTCCATGTAGAACGTCATCAGGAATAGGGAAGTCTGCGCTCATCGCCAGGTCCTCCACTCCTAGGTTTCGCGCTACATGACACATGACTTCCGAGCTGGTCAGGTAAGCCACAACGGCTGCCACGCCCTCCTTGGGGAGGCTTGGAAAGCTGGCCATGCACCAGTCAGTGAGGAACTTCCGTGCGAAGTCCAGACCCTGCGTCCTCAACTCCACATTGTCTGCGAGCGACAGGACGGCTGCCTCCGTGTCCAGCCCCAGCCCACGACGACGTTCCTCCTCTGAGCGGATGTAACAAGGGTTCACGAAAGCAGTCTTCAGGAGCTCCAGAGAGAACTTCTCATGCAGTCTGGCGCTAAAGGCCTCCACCTCTGCATGGTAATCCCAGTTTGGTTTCTGAGAACTGACAGAAGAGAAATATACAGAATATTAAAATACCACTAACATACAAATCCATGAAAAggaataaatgtaaacatcagTATATCCATGATGACATACTACAAATCAAATgctaaagaggaggagagaggcgggacgaggaggagatcAGCCAATAGAAGTTGGCGTCATCAAAACCATtaaccaaccacaatgtttgaaaGTCGCGTCTgggtttttccagaaaaaaaaatgtaaatgtaaagtttaattaaaaatgtaatcccagatccgaccgtctgaacTGCCGCTCTCTAAAAGTAGAAGCAGAATAatcaaagcactctttacacctgtcgccatttctagccaccgcatgaccatagacaggccgggCGAACTCGTATTAAATGTTCGGGGACCTTTAACGCAGATGATTTAGTGAAGCTTCTGACAGGAGAATTGGACCAGATGAACATGTTCTACTACGACGGAATAAATGTAATCCCACGGAATAAAAACAGATTAGTTGCAGAATGGAAATCCTCGCATCGGCGCTCTGGGTTTGCCCGACGGTGCCCGGGTTGGCCTTGAGCTGCACGGGCCACTCTGCAGCGGACTGACCGTGGTTTCGGCGGCGGCGGTCCCTCCAGCTTCAGCTTCCGGGCCATGAGCAGGGTGTAGGCCTTCATCCAGCGCTTCTTCTCCCTGGTCTGGGTGAACACGACCGAGCGGCACACATGTTGGCAATGAACCCCGAGACTTAACACGCTGCGGCTGAGCAGGAACCCGGACGCCATGACCGCTCCTCAGCAATGGGTGTAACGCTCATTAACTTCCCCATAGAACAGAGGATGCAGAACTTCCGTTCCGCTTTCcggaattttacatttttacatttacaccatttatcagacgcccttatccagagcgacttacaatcagtagttacaggaacagtccccctggagcaacttagggttaagtgtcttgtcagggacacaatggtagtaagtgggattcgaacccgggtcttctggttcatagtcaagtgtgttacccactaggctgctactaccacccttgtagTACCGAACACCAACGTGCGTGAGCGattagaataataaataagtgCAAACGCCAACAAATCAAGAGGGCAACCTAAAGGTTGACACTATTGTCgtcatttattaaataaaacgtCTGTATGGTACACTGCCTATATAATAAAACAAGAGTTAAGAGTTTTCTTTTCTCATCACGAATGAAAGAAACGTGTCTCTCAACATAATTAGAAGACAGGCCAGCAAATGGTGATTTACACACAGTAAACAGAGAGCAGTGATGAGTTCACATACATCTTGTAGGATTATATAGTAATTATTACATAGAAAGAAGTGAGGCACGATGCCTTCTTACACCATATGAGTGAATTACActgactttttaaatatatttacgAATTCACATATTTTTCTCAAGTGTCCACATCTCACCCTGTCTTCAGCGGGCTAAGCAAGGGGTTGCCCCAGTAAATGATAATTACAGCCAGTCCACTCGTCAATAATGAGAAGGAATAAATACAACCCAGTCATGTATCACAATGTTAATAACAAGAGCTCtctaaaaatatacaaaaaagaaacaaaaaagacaataatacacatgtaaaaataaccaaatttacaattttatacaataaaataagaaaaaaaaagagggaaaataaACCCCTTTGGCTGACCGCTCTTCCTGCGTAGAGAGCAAGAGCCTTCAGCTGCAGGACAGAGCATTGGGAGAAAACATTTGGCGAATGTTTGACACTTGGAATGCAGGCAGCAGCTTGGCCCATcaggctcctcctccagcaAGAGCAGCCGGGACAACAGAACACTGGGACACGCCCTAGCGACGGAACCACACCCAGGTGTTGATGAGCCAGAAAGCCACTGTTAGGGAATACATGACCATCTCCCGTTTAGCACGTTCCTTATTCTCTTCCTCTAGGAGCTGCAGTCGGCGGTTCAACTTGATAATCTGTGACAAATGTGCTGATTAGACTTATAAAAAATAGGTGCTGTGTTctatgttctgtgtgtgtgtgtgtgtataaacggTTCATATCACAGTTTATATGTAGGTATTGATTATTATATATTGAACAGGTTATATGGTTAAATAGTCATGATTTCTATGATCTACAGCAATACATCATACCCAAAATTCAGTTTAGTATTAACTATTTACTGCCCAGCAAGTATCTTTGCCAAAGCAAGAAAATGTGTTGCAATAATTTTATACCAATTAAAGAAGCGCTGTTAACAGTGCGGTGATATCATAAAATTCTCCTGTGATGAACATGTGTACTAATTCTATGTAATGAGAGTACAGTGGGATAGTACCTGTCGCCGAAGTGCCGTAGCATCAGCAATGGCCATGTCATCTGGTAATATCTCAAGTGAGTTGTCCATATTTGACAGAGCCAATCTGATGAAAGAAAAGTACACAAACGCACACTCAGAGAGCAAGAGAAACGTGCAAACAGAGCTTTTATTTCATCGGTTTCTCCAAAGGCAGTGCTTATGTAGGCAGATGAGATAAGATGACCAGTCTAAAGCCTTTGGTGGCACCAATGCCAATAAGAGATccgtttttcttcttctctcctggCCAAACGTTCATTTGATCACTTGCTTTTTTAGAGGAAAaggaaggaaataaaaacaggagACGAAGAGAGGAAAGACAGTTACCTGGAGTCATGGACAGGGTTGGAGGACGATGACCCTCCTCGCAGCACTGGCTTGCTGAAGAGGGtcaggagaggagggggtaattaaaaaaaaaaatgtaaaaaacagaagagaatGAAGAACAgataaagaaaaagagagaatgcAAAGAGAAGCACAACATTGAGAATAACTTAACATCATGAATACTAATCTCCTCTGGCAACAGCAGGTAAACTGTTTCCATTCCCGTCTCACACAGAACACAATATTGCAGATCACACAGAAGCGGGTAAAGAACCTGAAATGAACCTTGCACCAAAATACAGGTTGGACAAAATCAAACCCCCAAACTAGTACATAGCAATTAATCagcacttaaaaataaaaaaactgcacagcCTTGAAGGCCATGGCAGGTGAAGTGCACAAGCTGtgtaaaatgtgatttattacaCTTCTAATGTTCTACTATCATTTTTGTAAGACGGCTCTTCCTTGGTCAACTAATTTACATCTGAAGTTTGTTGAAATGATCAAATGCACAAAACTATTTCTAACAGTGACTATTGAATAAAGAGTTTGAGAACAGGCAAACATTAATTGCAAAACTGTCTTGAGTAAGATTTTCTATAGTAAGAACTGGCGTTTGATTGAATTGAAAAGAAAGACGTGTGCATGATGTAAGGTGGCGTGtcgtgtttgtctgtgtgatagactgcagcacagcaaaacgTGTTctatgcatttaatccatcaccttcATGAGCAGTGGgtgccatgaaaggcgcccagggagcagtgtgtgggaatggtactCAGTGAGACGGTACTTGGCGGtacgggatttgaacccccaattacgggtccgcttccttaccgctAGGCCCACTCACTTCATCTGCATCACAAATGGAAGATCAGAGAAACCTGGTTTACTACCAGATGAAAACATTGAGCAGAACG is part of the Denticeps clupeoides chromosome 19, fDenClu1.1, whole genome shotgun sequence genome and harbors:
- the mrpl44 gene encoding large ribosomal subunit protein mL44, which produces MASGFLLSRSVLSLGVHCQHVCRSVVFTQTREKKRWMKAYTLLMARKLKLEGPPPPKPRSQKPNWDYHAEVEAFSARLHEKFSLELLKTAFVNPCYIRSEEERRRGLGLDTEAAVLSLADNVELRTQGLDFARKFLTDWCMASFPSLPKEGVAAVVAYLTSSEVMCHVARNLGVEDLAMSADFPIPDDVLHGTFCAVLGALEQSSGPERTSFFLRDFLVPQLIGKDLFDLWVVVNPMGLLVEEMTRRGTALPEPRLIRSAGASTALPLYFVGLYSDKKLLAEGPGETVLAAEEEAARVALRKLYSFTENRRPSDFSPPRLQTPEQCAQAMSSS